The Alnus glutinosa chromosome 10, dhAlnGlut1.1, whole genome shotgun sequence DNA window tgGAGCTTTATGAGGATTTTATAGAGGAGCCTTATGATATAAATGAGTAGAACTTATacggatacttgttattatattttccgcatgagcatgtttacaactcacatgaaatacctTTTAAACAATTGTGAACTCtactttgtgaaaatgagtAAATGAATCAATAAGATGATGAAAATTATGTTTTGTAAACGGatgcatataaaaatcaataaataataattgcatcgtatgacatagtACACTGGTATGTGCATGATAACGTCTATGGACTTCCTATACATGTTAACTCTATggtcaaatgtttatttttatgtttggcctTGGATCCATAGTTCTTGTGACCGGCGTAACcatgtttgaatgatgattacTATAGACGGACGTCATTAGCAGCGTGAGACACCCGAAATCGAATTTGGTTGGGCTGCTAATGATGGACAATAGCGTACAATATGCAGGGCATCggtattgtattacaggtcACTCGGAATAGCGCCAACCTTACCGGAAAGGGGTTAATATTCTGGGCTAATCATTCTTATGTTTTCACAAGTATGCAAGTGTTCTTTTATGGACTAATTTACTTGAGTGACTATTCATTGAGTATCACATGGTGACTGTGGtacattattttatttggtgTCTCTTATTGCTGTGAATTCCTTGGAGGGAGTACTCACTTTGTGAGTTTTGTTTTGTACATCACTGTGATGTACCTTATGAGGATGCATATGATGCTGCTTGAGTTCCTCTTCTCATTTGTGACAGAAAATGGaagaatgtggttagtggtgcgGGACACCTGCTAGGGAGATAGATTGCTCATGTTGAGAGGGAGTTGACATTAAagtagttttagttttttcaatgcaTTCTTTGACATGTTTTATGGGATGTATTATTGATACATTATGTTTTATGATACACTTGTATGCATGTTTGTATATGATGCTTCAAATGATTCTACTTGTATCCTTTTTGGGAATGACTTGATGTTGGTTCTCTTGCCCTTTCTTTGCTGAGCTCAGCGTGTCCTTCCTCACATACTTCATTGTATGTCTCTTTGTCCTTCCTGAAGGAGGATAAATTATGAGGTTGTTACTTCATTTTTTACTAACCTGTTGGAATGGATGTTATTCATTTATAATGTATCTATTTTGTTAGGCTTGGATTAGAGTTGTAAAGTGTTATATACTTGTGATTGTTTTTGTCTCTGATGTATTCTGGTTGTCACTGAATGGCCAAATGAGGAGATTGCTAGGTTTTAGAAATTAAGGTGACTTTACTTGGACTGGCTTATCTTCGACAGCTTTTCaaccttttgctttttttttttccctcctatAAATAGAATAGGAAGCCTCTTTGGGTCTTTTAGAGGAGACATACTAGAGCGAAATCAGACCTCGAGTACCTCTAGAGAAGTTTTCTTGCTTCTCCCTTGTAAGCCAGGAGGTTTTTGTTTGAGAGCCATCAATGGTTTCCCCCCTGTTAGACTTTGTGAAGCCTATAACTCATTTTGAGCCTTAAAACCCTCTTAAGAGGTTGCTTCACTATTGTTGAGCCAAAAGATGATTTGTAAAAAGCTTGTAGCTTTCTCTCTATTGGAGTCTGTTCTTTCAAACCGCACCATACACAATCTTCAATTGCCAAAAAGTCTACCGGTAGGTCAGTAAGGAGAGACATTCGAAGAAGATTGGCTAGCAGGGAGCTCATTGTTCATATAATTGATTAGAGTATTTTACATGAGTTGTAAGTTTACTCTGCTTGTATTTTAATCTTCTTCAATAAAGTAACCTCTTGAATTTGGTTATCTCGGAGTGGTTTTAGCAGCTGCATTTTCTGTCACAATTCTCAAGATTTCAGATTTACAAGCTCACTCATAAAAGAACTTGGGTACAAGATTGAAGTTCAATGGGCAGgttaatatttttccctaaaccACCTTGATCACAGCGGAAGACAaccaatattttgataatacAAGTTTAATATTCCCACATCTAAAAGGAAAAATGTTCTATTCCCTTCAAATAGAACTTctgtcaattttctttttccctaaTCAAATGGAAAAGGGTTACGATGACGAAAAAACCAAGAGGGAGTAGACTCCCCAACAACAAACTCAAACAGAAATACAATGCAAAGAATAAGAGAACAACAAATAGAAAATGGGCCAAAAAATTGCCAGTCCTCGGACTGCTTAAATGGACTCAACAAGGACAATAAGATAAAAGAACCATAAAGTTTAATCTGCCCGCTAAACCATTGAAAATGGGGTATGCACATTCCCTTCAGAATCCCTTCTGTGTTATGCCCAAGAAGGAAGAAAATCCGAATGTGAAACTCCTGCTATCTAATACACATACTTTCAACAATTATGGCACACAAAGGATAAGAATAACCCTCCGTTTTATGTTAGGACccatttaaattatttgtccgaatttgaaaaaattcggGTAGATAATTGTGAGAGTCCACATATGAAACCCATCTGactgacaaaataaaaattgaactgtCTAACCACTTATCCAGTCAGGTGAATCTTATAAATAGTATCTCACAAATTCATAATCACTTGTCCAAATTCTCTCAGATTCGGAtagataatttgaaaaaaaaaaatcctaatccCTTTTTGATCTGGCCCTAGAATTAGCATACTGCATAGTTATTCTGACTATCAGTGGATGGATAATTACAACTCTGGAAAATCGAACGTATACCCATTTACAGAAACCATGATTTGCAAGTTTTCTCAAAGGTTGTGGGGCTCAGTGCTGCAGCCGTTCACTGTTTCAGGTTCTATGGGGGCTTTTGTGAGAAGTTTAATTGATGGGTTTATTCCCACAAGatagaaatagctattcctcatTTTAAGGAATAGATATTAATAGGAATATCTATTCCTCCACCTACGAAACTTAACAAACTAtaaaataactattccattccGGGGGTTTATTCTACCAACCAACTATAACTAGTTTTAacttatatacaaaaaaaaacctacaactAGTTTTAAGATACTCAATGGTTAAGGTAAAACACCATATTAATCAAGCATTGCAAGGTAGAGCAAAAAAATCCAGAAACAGAACAAGAAAGCATGGGAGGGAAACTCTTTCAATCTGAAAAATTGAACCTTTATAGGTTTAAAGACAACATTATTTCTCAACTACTACTTGGGCTCAAACTTTCATATATGTGCACTagcaaaaagaatcaaaggatgGTATTATCTCACAATAAAGTGGTGGGCAGAGAGACTGGCTGAGTTGATAAATTAGAGAGGAAAAAGCCTTGATTTAGAAAAGCATAGGGAACAATAGGCAGAAATTACAGCTCAGCAAGAAGAAGAGGACCCTACCAGTgaataactgaaaaataaagtgtAAAACACTTAAATAGGTACATTGTTTCATTTTCTCAGACCAATTCTCCATTCAACTAATCTCATAAACAACATAGCAAGGCCTTAGTCTTGCTCTATACAAGTTCAAAATAATACACAAAAATCTAATTTATAGTATATGAGAGAACAAAAATTAGATTTATCTGCTGCCTCTAATCTCTATCATGAAACTGCAATGAAACCTGATCCATGCTGCAATAAAAaggcatgtataaataactgtcATCAGACCTGTGAAAACATGGACCATGAATGCTACATAAAAGGGAAAGATGGAAGCATACGACCTGTATAAGAAACATATGCTGGGGTGGCACAGTCCTTTCATTTACTCAAACAAGTAGCCTTTTCTGTAGTAAGAAAAACGGCATCAGAAAGCACCAACTCCCCCAGACATTGCTTGCTATTGCTATTGGCTGGTCCAATGGCTGGTCTGAGGAGAACATTGCAGAAAAATGGAACAAATTTGTAGGGCATAAGCCCTGCAAAAGAAATTCCATAGGATGCAGCGTTCTCCATAGAAAACCAATAAGTAATCTATCCATCTAAATGTGCAGgcataacaaaatataaatacttGCAAAAAGAACCTTCCATCACTACGTTCACCAAGAGCAAAACTTGCAGCAACGAAATTGGAAATGAAAAGCACAATAAGACTGGAGTTCAAAATCTTCAGTGAAGCAACCACAATGCAAAAGGAGAAGATGATTAGTAGTAATAAGTAGATGACTTGATCAGCCTAAGAAAAAGGAACTCATTGCCCTTAGATACCATACATGCCACTAGgttaggacaaaaaaaaaagttcagaaAGTCATTCTAGTGATACAGCATTTCCAACATAACATCCATGAAGATAGAATAACAAAGTTCAACAATAATATATTGAATACTCTCATTGTAACAAGAAAGTTCCAACAACCACCTTAAATGCCCCGGTCAAGAAAGCTGTTCATCTTTTTCTACCACCACGCTCTCTTAAAGAAAGGTTAAGCGTTTCTCCTGCTCCAATGTTGTAATATGCCAGCGACATATTGTCCTTGAGAAAGCCAGGTTTTCCACTCAATTTCTGTTTATTGGCAGGAAGCTGGATATCCCCTGCAATTTTCTCCTTCAGACTGCCAATAGTTTCAGATAAAGACTGCACTGTAATCTCCAGAAGCTGCCCTTTGAGATTTCCTTCATCAACATTGGGAACAGAGACAGTGATTCGAACAGCCCcctgcaaaaataaaaataaatctaaatcaGAAAACCTAGAGCctattgatttaaaaaattaaaaattgaataccACTTGAAGTTTACTACAGTTAAAAAGAGCCAAATGCAGAGACTCCACATACCGGATGCTGAGCAAGAAACTGGTCTTCTGGAATAAGCAAAGAATCATCGAGCTTCTGCCTCTTTGGCTCTGGTTCATTCGGAAGCGGTGGAGGAGCTTCCTCAGGTGGTGGCGGTGGAGGCATTCCTTGAGGCAAAGGCGGTGGGGGCATCATAGGCATGGTAGGTTGATGCACAGCAAGAGGAACAAAAGATCGGGGAACTGGCACATGCATAAACTGGGAACCAGGTGGAGGCGGTACAGGAATATTAGTAGCATTCATAGATATTGATGGTGGCATTTGGGGTGGTCGATTCACCAAAAGAGATTGCTGTCCAGAAGTCATTGTCATTGGAGGTGGAGGTGGCCGAACTGAAGGAATCATTGGCATAACTGGTGGCCTGGGTGGGGGTACAGGGAGCCCGACATTAGTTGGAGCAGAATACTGGACTGTGTTTGGGGGCACACGAGGAAGATTCAAGGCTAGTCCAGGTGGAGGAGGAAGTGGACGAACTGATGGCATGCCAGGCCTAGGAGGAAGTGCTGCAGGACCAGGAAGGTTTCTTGGATCATTATTACCAGCATCATTTTGATCCTCTCCACTAATATTTTGTGACATGGCCTGGTTTGCAGTGCGTCCAATGCTTCCAGAGTGACCATCCCATATAACTTGCTTTGGTTgctcatctttcttcttctcaatCTCAGCCTTGACAGCATTAGAGACTTCTTCCTCTGTGGTACCAAAAATATCCGGACGGGTTCGTGCAAGCCCCACAATGTTCCTGGAGATCTCGTCGTCCTGAGCAAGCGTAGTCTCACGAATCTTAGCAAACATCCTTTCTTTCTGCTCTTTGTACTTGGGATCAATGAGGGAAATCCTCATGTGTTCGGACATCTCATTAATGGGGATTAGCTCACCAGTAATTGGGGAAACAACAAATTTTGTTGGGTCTCTTTCTGCAGGGATCCTATCCTCTGGTCTCTTCCAGTTCTTCACAATTCGCATTGGTGGCTCTGGTTCCTCTGTTACCATCATCTCATTCTTCTTTCCATCACCATTCTCTTCAATACTAGTTGCCCTCATTCCCTCTTCAACAAGCCGCACTTCTTCTTCATCCATTTCCATCTCCACCACCTTTCCTGGCTCAACAATATCTTCTTCCATAACTGACACCTTACTTCTCCTTATAACCTCCTCCAGGGTCATTGGAGGGGGTaaatcatcatcctcatcatccgCAAAATCTATCATTTCAACCACAACAAAATCATGCCAATCAATCATGGCCATCTCTATTCTTTCCTGCTCCTTTTCATCCTCAGCTTTCTGCCTAGCCTGCTCTTGTGAACGCTCCCACTCGAGACGATTCATACTTCGTTCAAGCACAGTTGTCATGTCAGCAACACTATTCTTTAGCTTCTCCGTCAAACCCTTTGGAGGCATTAAGACTTTTGAATATGCATCAGCAAGCGAAGTGAAAAACATGAACATACTGTGGGTTGGCTTCAAAAAATGGAACTGGGGGTTATTGATTTCCCTGCTTGTCAATCCTGTCAAGAAAGATTTCCCATTTCGGGCCACAAACTGAGCAGTGAGCTTAATTATCTCAAGTTCTTCACCAGTAATCCCTTCAGGAAGCCGAACGGTATACTGCTCAGCTTCCGGGGGCTCAAGAACTTTACGAACAGGTTTGAACTGCGCAGACAGATCAACCTTTGCTGCTGCCGCTTCATTACCATCAGCAGCTGGGGCAGATGGGAGCAAATCAGGCACAGCAGAATCAGTAGGCTGCTGAGCAGAAGACAGATTTTGAGCACGAAATTCGGACAACCGATGTTGATAATATGCATGGTAGGGATCCGATGCATTCAAGAAATTGAACTTCGCATTGCCAGCATTATTTGCAATAATCCTCTTTTCAAACTCTGGTCCATTCTTTGAAACAAACTGAGCAGTTTTGTCAACAATGGTTCTGATGTCTGGGGGAGGATGAATAATTCCAATGGTTCTTGTGTGGGTTGCAACTGTTGAAGGCGCCAAGTTAGCTTTGATCTGCTCCTCGTTTGAAGGTGTTTCATCCTGCTGCTCATCAGACACTTGAGATGCAGGAAGAGGGCCAAGATTTCCATCAAGAGGAGGAGCAGGGAGGGGCAAGATCGGCAAAGaacctagcattttttttttcaacagaaACAAAACCTTAAATATGAAGTGACAAAGTGATGGCTTCAAGACAGATTCATCTACCAGCAAGTTATCATTACCTGTGATAAGAAATCAAAGCAAAACCTGGTTAGCTTCTTGCTCAAATAATTGCAAAATGAAGCACTTTGAAGATCTCTCAGCACATCAAATTAAGCAAGCATAACCCACAGCCCAAACCCAAAAGGGGCCCAAAATGCATGGTACACTACAAAGACTAGCATCCTGGgatctaatttttctttctttttttccttttctcttgtTCATCAAATAATAGAGGAAggcataaaatatataaatggatTTCCGATACGTATTATTAGAGAAGTAAAAGAAATCTCATCCACAGACATAAGATACCATTCAGAGTATAAGAATACTCTAAAATCTATCACATAATAGAGGATCCCCAAATATTCTCCATTAATTTCACATAATCGTAATATTCTGCAGTTATTGGGCATTAATAGATTTTCTGCttgcttatttaaaaaaaaaaaaccgtgtaCCCTTGTGATTGGTGGGTTGGAAGTACCCTGTGTTTGAAGTGGTGTAGTGTGGGTTGAGGTTCTGGCTGTAAGTGTACCGCGCGGAGGTACACTAGCGAAAATTCATGGCTTAGAAACTCTCTCTTATTCAACCATCTCAAAAAATCCTACTAACTAACAACATTACAAAATCAACTTCAATCAACAATCCAACACCTCACCTTCAACGCCAAATGGAAATTTCAACAAAACTCAACCTTTAATCCCCAGACCACAAAGAGAAACTCAACCCAGCATCACTTTTGGCCAAGCAGAACCAAAATCAACAataaaacccaaacaaaatccTCTCAACCCATTCGGTCATCTCTAACCGAATCCAAAACAAGCCAAAACACCATCAATCACCCCTCCATTCGGCCAACAACCaacaaaatcaacccaaatctTCGAACAACAATTTAATCTACTGAAATTCCAAACAACAAACTCAATCCAAATATCAAAGAGCACATCAAAAACCCCTCTAAAATTATGGCAACCAGCATATACATCCAACGAAATCAACACCCAAATTCcaccaaaattcaaaatcaattaaCATTTAGAGTGTCGacccatcataaaaaaaatttcagcagCTATAAACCGATTGGGTACCTCAAGAACACAAGGAAAGAAAAACGAAGAGTCTTACCTAGCTTTGTCGTTTCTCTGGGCCATGTGCCTTTTTGAAGACACCCACTCCTTtcacccttcttcttcttcttctccgaCTCCcggctctctccctctctctctctccggtgCAACGGGAAGCAGGGGCCGGGAAGGGGATGGGCTGTGCGGCTAGGAACTAGGTTCACTTGAAACAGGGACTGTGTCACGGTTTCGGGAGTGATTTTATTTAACGAAGGAGAGGATTCTCATGCGTTTTAACGGGAGGGGGGATTCGTCTATTTCCATTTTAACCCCACGACTTCTCTAAATAATACAACTACCCAATTatttaatttaggaaaaattacagtttagcctcACAAACTGTCAGCCGTTTTGCAAGTAGTCCCACGAACTACCAACGTTTGGACTCTAACCCTCCAAACCACTAAAACGTTTCAAAAATGCctattttgttgaaatatgttTATAATAcccatgccacgtgtcatttttcaattaaaaaaaatataaactaaaaaaactaaaaaactaaaaaaaattaaaattttatttcttatttttttttttttaaataaaatgggtgtttggggggtggccggcACCACCTTTGGGGTGGCAGCGCGGCCACTCCCCaaacaccaatttttttttttttttaatttaaattttattattttttaattgaaaatgacaCGTGGTAAGGGTaatataggcatatttcgataaaattgacatttttgaaacgttttggtagtttgggggctagAGTCCAAGTGTTGGCAGTTCATGGGGTTACTTGCAAAATGGTTGACAGTTTAGAGAGCTAAATggtaatttttcctttaatttacaATTTAAACTAACTAATTTCACTAAACAAGTAATTAACTTATAGTGTTACTCGTAGCACCTCTACactaattaacttgtaattaattGGAATTACAACACTAAAACAAACTGTCAAAGTAAAACTATAGCGAATAGCGAAATGAAATGATCTAAGAAAATCTAAAATATCCTTaagtataataattattaagatCAATAACCAACATAGACCTTCCAAGAATAAGAATCTACAAGATAAAATACTACCGACTATTCTAATCAAACATGACTAAGTAGGTTAGTCACTCAGCATCTTCATCCTAATAAAATGCTACTCCCAAAAGTCCAAAAAACCTGCTAATCTGCAAAACACAAAAGTGTTTCACAGTGGAAAAAGAAGTAACTGcttaagtccacgacttagttgTAATGCCCAAGAAATAATTTGAACACTtagtaatttaataattaagttTAAACACTGCGAAGAGTGGTGATAGACTTGATGTGTTCCGGTTTTCCTTTAGAAGAATTAGAACCACTCAAAACAAATCAACCTTGTGGATTTTGTTGTGGTTGAGCAGGAAACTTACATTTTTCTTGAATGCTTAAAAATGAGGTCAACTTGGTGAGAGTGCTTCTTATATCATCGATGGCctgtgattttttattattgatggTTGCTTGCCCTTGCACAAATGTTTGCAAAGTGTCCTCAAGAGTCCTCTTATGTAGGGGAGCATAAAGAACAGAGTTAGAGGGCCTttgaggtggtggtggtgcatTATTCTCCTGTCTCTAACTAAAATTGGGGTGATTCCTCCACCCCGGATTGTATGTCTCAGAATATGAAGATATAAAAGGCTTTTTGTAAGTTTTCATGGCATTTGCTTGATCATGCAATACTTCTTTAAAAGCTGGAATAGTTGGACACTCATGTGTTGCGTGTCCAATTATATCACAAATGCCATACATTACCTCTTTTTGCATAGATTTGATTTCATTATCTTTCCTTAATTCCATGGCTTCAACTTTTCTAGTCAAACTTAAAATTCTAGCATTTAAGTCATCCCCTTCCCTAAGGTGATACATACCTCCACTAGATGTAGTGGTAGGAGGCTTGGTCTtattagaattttcaaaaggaGCAGTCATGTCCTAAGATTTGGCATTTTCAGCTTGTTGGTCAAAGTACTCCCAAGCCTCATTGGGATCCTTGTTTAAAAATTCAGCATTGCACATCATTTCTACAAATTGACGCATTTGGAGCATCAAACCCTCacagaaaaaaattaatggtgtGCCAAATTTCGTAGCCGTGATGTGGGCAAGGGTTTAACAAATCTTTAAAGTGTTCCCAACATTGATAAAatgtctctttttccttttgaacAAAATTCATGATTTGTCTTTTAAGAGCATTGGTcctatgaaaaggaaaaaactttttgaaaaattcagTTTGCATCTCTTGCCATGTGCCTATTGACTTAGGTCTCAAAGCATTAAgccaagtctttgctttctcttTTAGGGAGAAAGGAAACAATTTAAGCCTAACTAATTCTTCACTACAAGTTTGGTCATGAAAAATGAAACATACTTCCTCAAATTCTTTTATGTGCAAATAAGGATTCTCATATTCAA harbors:
- the LOC133879475 gene encoding probable splicing factor 3A subunit 1 is translated as MLGSLPILPLPAPPLDGNLGPLPASQVSDEQQDETPSNEEQIKANLAPSTVATHTRTIGIIHPPPDIRTIVDKTAQFVSKNGPEFEKRIIANNAGNAKFNFLNASDPYHAYYQHRLSEFRAQNLSSAQQPTDSAVPDLLPSAPAADGNEAAAAKVDLSAQFKPVRKVLEPPEAEQYTVRLPEGITGEELEIIKLTAQFVARNGKSFLTGLTSREINNPQFHFLKPTHSMFMFFTSLADAYSKVLMPPKGLTEKLKNSVADMTTVLERSMNRLEWERSQEQARQKAEDEKEQERIEMAMIDWHDFVVVEMIDFADDEDDDLPPPMTLEEVIRRSKVSVMEEDIVEPGKVVEMEMDEEEVRLVEEGMRATSIEENGDGKKNEMMVTEEPEPPMRIVKNWKRPEDRIPAERDPTKFVVSPITGELIPINEMSEHMRISLIDPKYKEQKERMFAKIRETTLAQDDEISRNIVGLARTRPDIFGTTEEEVSNAVKAEIEKKKDEQPKQVIWDGHSGSIGRTANQAMSQNISGEDQNDAGNNDPRNLPGPAALPPRPGMPSVRPLPPPPGLALNLPRVPPNTVQYSAPTNVGLPVPPPRPPVMPMIPSVRPPPPPMTMTSGQQSLLVNRPPQMPPSISMNATNIPVPPPPGSQFMHVPVPRSFVPLAVHQPTMPMMPPPPLPQGMPPPPPPEEAPPPLPNEPEPKRQKLDDSLLIPEDQFLAQHPGAVRITVSVPNVDEGNLKGQLLEITVQSLSETIGSLKEKIAGDIQLPANKQKLSGKPGFLKDNMSLAYYNIGAGETLNLSLRERGGRKR